A section of the Bacteroidota bacterium genome encodes:
- a CDS encoding SLC13 family permease, producing MAVHDYALDWQGWLTIAVVLWTLVMLAVSRIGPDMILAAAMTVLLVSGVLKPGEALSGFGNPGVLTVAVLFVTVAGLRETGGIQWIAAFVLGKPGALGRAQFRLIGTSSVLSAFVNNTPIVAMLTPAVQEWSRRAGHAPSKLLLPLDYATILGGMCTLIGTSTNLVVNGLIARQGLAPLGMFDPMWVGLPCVLVGGLYLMTIGRWLLPARRSAVEQVANAREYTLEMIVEEQGPLVGLSVEEAGLRALPQLYLIEIVREGRVVQAIAPQEILRADDRLVFVGIVDSVLDLRRMRGLRPATDQIFKLAVRHNQRCLIEAVVSPVSPCVGRTIRESRFRNRYNGAVIAVSRRGERVHRKLGDIVLQAGDTLLIEASAQFARHHRYARDFLLVSAVDESTATDHSRAPIALGILAALVIGTTVFDVDTLYGALLAAAAMIATRCVNQGQARRSIDYQLIV from the coding sequence TTGGCAGTACACGATTATGCGCTGGACTGGCAAGGCTGGCTGACGATCGCCGTGGTGCTCTGGACGCTGGTCATGCTGGCGGTCAGTCGCATCGGACCGGACATGATCCTGGCGGCAGCAATGACAGTGCTGCTGGTTTCGGGGGTGCTGAAACCGGGTGAAGCGCTCAGCGGTTTCGGCAATCCCGGCGTACTGACGGTGGCGGTGCTGTTCGTCACCGTGGCCGGATTGCGTGAGACAGGCGGCATCCAGTGGATTGCCGCGTTCGTGCTGGGTAAGCCCGGTGCTCTCGGTCGCGCGCAGTTTCGGCTGATTGGTACCAGCAGCGTGCTCAGTGCCTTCGTCAACAACACGCCGATCGTGGCGATGCTGACACCAGCGGTGCAGGAATGGAGTCGCCGTGCTGGACACGCCCCGTCGAAACTGCTGCTGCCGCTCGACTATGCGACGATTCTTGGTGGCATGTGCACGCTGATCGGCACGAGTACGAATCTCGTTGTCAATGGACTCATCGCGCGGCAAGGGCTTGCACCTCTGGGCATGTTCGATCCGATGTGGGTGGGGCTGCCATGTGTGCTGGTCGGCGGCCTTTATCTGATGACGATCGGCCGCTGGCTGCTGCCGGCCCGACGCTCGGCAGTCGAGCAGGTTGCCAATGCGCGTGAGTACACGCTCGAAATGATCGTCGAGGAGCAGGGACCGCTGGTCGGACTGAGCGTCGAAGAGGCCGGCCTGCGTGCGCTGCCACAACTCTATCTGATCGAGATCGTGCGTGAGGGCAGGGTGGTGCAGGCGATCGCCCCGCAGGAAATCCTGCGCGCGGATGACCGGCTGGTTTTCGTCGGCATCGTGGATTCGGTGCTTGATCTGCGCCGCATGCGTGGCTTGCGGCCGGCAACCGACCAGATATTCAAACTGGCCGTCCGGCACAACCAGCGCTGCCTGATCGAAGCTGTGGTCTCGCCGGTTTCTCCGTGTGTCGGACGCACGATCCGGGAATCCCGTTTTCGCAATCGCTACAACGGCGCGGTCATCGCGGTTTCACGACGCGGCGAACGCGTGCATCGCAAACTCGGCGACATCGTGCTGCAGGCCGGCGATACGCTGCTGATCGAGGCAAGTGCCCAGTTTGCGCGGCACCATCGCTATGCGCGCGACTTTCTGCTGGTCAGCGCTGTCGATGAATCGACCGCCACCGATCATTCACGTGCACCGATCGCACTCGGCATTCTCGCGGCTCTGGTGATCGGCACGACCGTATTTGACGTCGATACCCTCTATGGTGCCCTGCTGGCAGCCGCAGCGATGATCGCGACGCGTTGCG